One window from the genome of Sardina pilchardus chromosome 12, fSarPil1.1, whole genome shotgun sequence encodes:
- the LOC134098298 gene encoding gap junction Cx32.2 protein-like, which translates to MGDFLGFLSTQLDELSEHSTGIGNVWRTVLFVFRVMVLHGGAEKVWDDEHTSLVCNSDQPGCEQVCFDWQFPISHIRLWVLQIIVVSTPTLLYLGHAMYISSKETKLRERLKRNEDNVKLPKYTDDKGHVVNFKGKVRGSYITHLVIKILLEIGFIVGQYYLYGFIMVPMFTCSQSPCPLIVRCYMSRPTEKTIFIIFMLAMSCVSLLLSVIDIFYLLCSRGLGHTKPTSRTDKSALISLSQSGTHRQSTYV; encoded by the coding sequence ATGGGAGATTTCTTAGGATTCCTTTCAACACAGCTGGATGAACTCAGTGAACACTCCACTGGCATTGGAAATGTATGGAGGACCGTCCTTTTTGTGTTCCGAGTCATGGTGCTGCATGGCGGGGCAGAAAAAGTGTGGGATGATGAACATACAAGTTTAGTGTGCAACTCGGATCAACCTGGTTGCGAGCAAGTGTGTTTTGACTGGCAGTTCCCCATCTCCCACATTCGGCTCTGGGTGCTGCAGATCATTGTTGTCTCCACTCCAACCTTGTTGTACCTTGGCCACGCCATGTACATCAGCTCTAAGGAGACCAAGCTACGCGAGCGGCTCAAGAGGAATGAAGATAATGTGAAGTTGCCGAAGTACACCGACGATAAAGGTCATGTTGTGAACTTCAAGGGCAAGGTCCGGGGCAGCTACATAACGCACCTCGTCATCAAGATCCTCCTGGAGATCGGCTTCATCGTGGGCCAGTACTACCTCTATGGCTTCATCATGGTGCCCATGTTCACCTGCTCCCAGTCACCCTGTCCCCTCATAGTGCGCTGCTACATGTCTCGGCCCACCGAGAAgaccatcttcatcatcttcatgcTGGCCATGTCCTGCGTGTCCCTGCTGCTCAGTGTGATCGATATCTTCTACCTCCTCTGCTCCAGGGGGTTAGGACACACCAAGCCAACTAGTCGAACTGATAAGTCGGCTCTCATCTCCCTGAGTCAGTCAGGAACACACCGACAAAGTACATACGTATAA